Proteins encoded by one window of Dermochelys coriacea isolate rDerCor1 chromosome 13, rDerCor1.pri.v4, whole genome shotgun sequence:
- the LOC119841664 gene encoding LOW QUALITY PROTEIN: olfactory receptor 10G6-like (The sequence of the model RefSeq protein was modified relative to this genomic sequence to represent the inferred CDS: substituted 2 bases at 2 genomic stop codons), producing the protein MGALLWLHLLALRVRRPENCNTKCGNRSQLTYFILVELPYLPELQVPFFLYFLFLYLLILCGNLLILLAVAREPXLYKPMYXFLCRLSFLDMTVSSVVVLQVLAGFLPGSGTISFQDCVAQFFHFLGCTKCFLYTVMAYDCFLAICKPLHYSVIMNLRAWLCLVAGTWLGGSLHSLIETAVTFQLPYGQENWVRYIFCDILAVLKPACGDMVLNELVTFVDISFLTFTCFLLILMSCVNIISAILCIHSAEGRRRAFSTCGAHITMVVTYYVPVVFIYLRPGSQHTVDRVEAVFYTMVTPLLNPFIYMLRSKEMKAALMRLGESKLLGPEP; encoded by the exons atgggggctctgctctggtTGCATTTGCTGGCCCTGCGAGTGAGAAGACCTGAGAACTGTAATACGAAG TGTGGGAACAGATCCCAGCTGACATATTTCATCCTGGTGGAGCTCCCATATCTCCCAGAGCTGCAGGTTCCCTTTTTCCTCTACTTCCTCTTCCTTTACCTGTTGATATTGTGCGGGAACCTGCTCATCCTGCTGGCAGTGGCCCGGGAGCCCTGACTGTACAAGCCCATGTACTGATTCTTGTGCCGCTTGTCCTTCCTGGACATGACAGTCTCCTCAGTGGTGGTGCTCCAGGTGCTGGCTGGCTTCCTGCCAGGCAGTGGGACCATATCCTTCCAGGACTGCGTGGCCCAGTTCTTCCACTTCCTTGGCTGCACCAAGTGCTTCCTCTATACGGTCATGGCCTACGACTGCTTCCTGGCCATCTGCAAGCCACTGCACTACAGCGTCATTATGAACCTCAGAGCCTGGCTGTGCCTGGTAGCGGGGACCTGGCTAGGGGGTTCCCTGCACTCACTGATAGAGACTGCAGTCACCTTCCAGCTGCCCTATGGCCAGGAGAACTGGGTGAGATACATCTTCTGTGATATCCTGGCTGTGCTGAAGCCGGCCTGCGGGGACATGGTGCTCAATGAGCTGGTGACATTTGTGGACATCAGCTTCCTAACCTTCACCTGCTTCCTGCTAATCCTGATGTCCTGTGTCAACATTATCTCAGCCATCCTGTGTATCCACTCTGCCGAGGGCAGGCGCCGGGCCTTCTCCACCTGTGGGGCTCACATCACCATGGTGGTGACCTACTATGTGCCTGTGGTCTTCATCTACCTGAGGCCAGGTTCCCAGCACACTGTGGACAGGGTGGAGGCTGTATTCTACACCATGGTGACCCCACTCCTGAACCCCTTCATCTACATGCTGAGGAGCAAGGAGATGAAAGCTGCCCTGATGAGACTGGGGGAAAGCAAACTGCTGGGGCCTGAGCCATGA
- the LOC119841665 gene encoding olfactory receptor 10G6-like — protein MECGNQSQLTHFILVGLPFPPELWVPLFLFLLIYLLMLCGNLLILLAVAWEHQLHKPMYWFLCHLSFLDMMVSSVVVPKVVASFLLGGGAISFQGCVAQLFFFHFLGCTECFLYTVMAYDCFLAICKPLQYNVIMNHKVCLCLAVVTWLGGSLHSTIQTALNFQLPYGQGNRVGYIFCDIPAVLKLACGDTVLNELVTFVDIGFLALTCFLLILTSYVYIISVILRIHSAEGRRWAFSTCMAHVAMMVIYYVPGLFIYLRRGSWHPLDGVVVVFYTTLTPLLNPLIYTLRNKEMKDALMRLGGRKLPGP, from the coding sequence ATGGAGTGTGGGAACCAATCCCAGCTGACGCATTTCATCCTGGTGGGGCTTCCATTCCCCCCAGAGCTGTGGGTTCCCttgttcctcttcctcctcatctacTTGTTGATGCTCTGTGGGAACCTGCTCATATTGCTGGCAGTGGCCTGGGAGCACCAGCTGCACAAGCCCATGTACTGGTTCCTCTGCCATTTGTCCTTCCTGGACATGATGGTCTCCTCAGTGGTGGTACCCAAGGTGGTGGCCAGCTTCCTGCTGGGTGGCGGGGCCATCTCCTTCCAGGGCTGTGTGGCCCAGCTCTTCTTCTTCCACTTCCTTGGCTGTACCGAGTGCTTCCTCTATACCGTCATGGCCTATGACTGCTTCCTGGCCATTTGCAAGCCACTGCAGTACAATGTCATTATGAACCACAAAGTCTGCTTGTGCCTGGCAGTAGTGACCTGGTTAGGAGGCTCCCTGCACTCCACCATACAGACTGCACTCAACTTCCAGCTGCCCTATGGCCAAGGGAACAGGGTGGGATACATCTTCTGTGATATCCCAGCTGTTCTAAAGCTGGCCTGCGGGGACACGGTGCTCAACGAACTGGTGACATTTGTGGACATCGGTTTCCTGGCCTTAACATGCTTCCTGCTGATCCTGACATCCTATGTCTACATCATCTCGGTGATCCTGAGGATCCACTCGGCCGAGGGCAGGCGCTGGGCCTTCTCCACCTGCATGGCTCATGTCGCCATGATGGTGATCTACTATGTGCCTGGGTTATTCATCTACCTGAGGCGAGGATCCTGGCACCCACTGGATGGTGTGGTGGTTGTATTCTACACCACGTTGACCCCGCTCCTGAACCCCCTCATCTACACGCTGAGGAACAAGGAGATGAAGGATGCCCTGATGAGACTGGGGGGCAGGAAACTGCCGGGGCCCTGA